The Carassius auratus strain Wakin chromosome 21, ASM336829v1, whole genome shotgun sequence sequence aaaaaattgttacaaaataattattaataatgtttgacCTTCTAGATTATAAAATGCCTGCTGACAATGACTATCCTGCACACAATTCTCAAAGCACCCTCAAGATGGCGGTGTTTATTGGTGAATTCGATATCACAAAACCGATATCCGATTATggtaaaatgcttaaatatcgggaaaaatatcggtaaatcGATATATTGGTCGATCTCTAACTGTAACACACGTCATGCCAATAAAGTACCTTGAACTTGAGagaaatatatacacaatatgcTTTGATCTCTTAAAATTGTTTATACTTTTACTTATTTTGTATATTGTCCTTAAACCGATATCTCTTTCTCACAACCATGTAGACGGACCAAAACCTCTGCGATGGATTGTGTGCCACCCGATTCCACGCACATGTGGTCCACAGATGTCTGGACGATTTcattcataaatatacttgaaatCTTCCATTTGAACTTTGACTGCCAATTCAAACATAACAAAATTTTCACCCTTGGAGGTTGAAGGTCAAACTCGCCAATCCTGATATTATAAACAGAAGGCATAGTACATCTGGATGTCATTAAAGGCCAATTTAAAAATTCTCCTATTTCATGCCGGAAGTCACATAATGCAGATAAATTAGAAAACAGATGGCATATCACATCTGGAGATCATTAAAAGGTCATGAGGTTAATCCCTAAGGAAGGGGTTAAAGGTCAAAGTCATCAATCAAAATTTGACAATGTACAGACCTAGTTACTACTTTGTTGAGTGACAAAAAGGACATGAAAgtaaatttcaaaatataaaatagaaagtaacttttttaatatttagcagtAGATGCTGTAGGTGACTTTACCTGGCTTCTGATCTGGTTACTGTGTATTCAAACCACAGGATGTTGGGAATGAGACTTGTATCTCTCACCAGGAAAAACTCTGAGATTGGCCTAAGACAAGAAAGAGAAACACAGATCATTAAATAGAGCTCTGTGTGTGTAAGTGGCTTTGTAAATGAACATCTGTGCATGTGCTTGCATCATTACCAGGCTGCTATCTTGGGAAAGAGCGGCGTTAGCACCTCTTGGGTGATAAAAAACCAAACCACTCCCATCACCATCCCGGCCACACCCCCATAAATCACCTGACTCCAGGTGTGGTAGAGAAGGTAGACTCTGTGAGGACAAACATGAGCCAtgcatcagaaatacagaaagacTCAACTACTGCTCTCACTTAAAGATAAAAAACATTCATTACCTGCTGTATGAAACAGACAGAGCCACTGCCAGAAGAATGATGGACAGTATATGCCGCCATAACAGTTCAACACACCTGGCATTGTTCGTCTGATGCATtctggaaaaaaagacaaaaatcaaTGATTTTGATTCAAATATACATGTTATACaatccattcatcaaagaatccggaatcactttccacaaaaatattgggaagcacaactgttttcaaaattgatgataatcagaaatgtttcttgagcagtaaatcagcatattagaatatttctgaagatcatgtgacactgaagactggaggaatgatgctgaaaagctgcgcatcactgaaataaattacattttaatataaattcacagagaaaactgtttttttattttgctgtttttattttatctttgatcaaataaatgcagccttctgatcccaaacttttgaatggtaatgtataaatatattaatgtaaataaacgTTCAGTTTTTCTAGTAGTTTTCCAAGTACATAGTATTAAAACACAACTAAGAACAGCGAGGAGTTCCCCTTTTCTTGTCAATTCTGTTCTTTATAACTTtagtaaaatgttacaaatgaaaaagagaaagtcttaccttaaataaagaaaaagaaagaagtatACAACAAAAAACCAGATGAACTGAGAGTGACTGGAAGGCATCCCGTACTCTGTCGTGACTGAGGTGTGACCTCCTGTTCATGAGACATGACACACAATTCAGTAAACTGATAAAATAGAGCGGTGCACAACATTGTCAACTAGTCAGGTACTAGTTATGATCTaacttgtgaagtaaaaaaaagagtTAGTCAACCATCCCACCAAAATAAGATAAGACAAAAATCAGAAAAGCTTCAAGAAACTCAGTCACAGTCcaacattattatcattaagaaaaaaaaatattaaataataattccattgaatataaaaattaaaaaactatttagCTATGTTGtagaaatatttacattaattttataaGTTGTAAATGATTATCCAAGTGTCAataatttacttatatatatataaatatagaaatataatagtatataaatgatCCTAAAAGAGCACTGTTGCAGCCACAACTGTGTAACCTAGATCATAACCTAGATTGTATTAATATCCCTGAGCTAAATTAATAATGTGCTTGAATGTGTCCTTTGAGTTGAAGCAAGCATG is a genomic window containing:
- the LOC113039040 gene encoding dolichyldiphosphatase 1-like; translated protein: MASEEQCSAPPRWRSISLTHVEYPAGDLTGQVLACMSLLPIAILVGFVTLIVFKRELHTISFFGGLIMNEGLNWLLKHILQEPRPCGGGHTSVTTEYGMPSSHSQFIWFFVVYFFLFLYLRMHQTNNARCVELLWRHILSIILLAVALSVSYSRVYLLYHTWSQVIYGGVAGMVMGVVWFFITQEVLTPLFPKIAAWPISEFFLVRDTSLIPNILWFEYTVTRSEARNRQRKLGTKLQ